In one Isosphaeraceae bacterium EP7 genomic region, the following are encoded:
- a CDS encoding nitronate monooxygenase — MNDLARKLGIRIPVIQAPMAGVSTTQMAAAVSNASGLGSIGVGNLDAEAACEMVRALWSLTDRPFNVNVFCHPPAIHEPQREAAWLSRLEPLFARYGAEPSASLREIYKSFLVDDAMLDVLVAERPPVVSLHFGLPEVSRIRALREAGITLLATATNLAEGRAAEAAGVDGVIGQGFEAGGHRGTFDPDAPDECIGTMALTRLLVKSLSVPVVAAGGIMDGAGVAAALVVDASAAQLGTAFILCPESAADEGYRRAMQERPALRTVVTRAISGRPARSLANRFTDLGNLSPSDEVPSYLTAYDAGKSLHALAKAVSEHGYGAHWAGQGVALARSKPAGELVGVLWREFLGALSPESCRTIAT, encoded by the coding sequence ATGAACGACCTCGCCCGAAAGCTTGGCATCCGCATCCCGGTCATCCAGGCCCCGATGGCGGGCGTCTCCACAACGCAGATGGCAGCAGCCGTATCGAACGCAAGTGGCCTCGGCTCGATCGGGGTGGGAAATCTCGACGCTGAGGCGGCCTGCGAGATGGTCCGGGCGTTGTGGTCTCTCACCGACCGGCCGTTCAACGTGAACGTCTTCTGCCACCCTCCGGCTATCCATGAACCGCAGCGAGAGGCCGCGTGGCTGTCGCGACTCGAACCCCTCTTCGCACGATACGGAGCCGAGCCCTCGGCAAGCCTTCGCGAAATTTACAAGAGTTTCCTCGTCGATGACGCCATGCTCGACGTGCTGGTCGCCGAGCGGCCACCGGTCGTGAGTCTGCACTTCGGCCTGCCGGAAGTGAGTCGGATTCGAGCACTCAGAGAAGCGGGAATCACGCTCCTGGCGACGGCGACGAATCTCGCCGAAGGCCGTGCCGCCGAGGCGGCCGGGGTCGATGGAGTTATTGGCCAAGGATTCGAGGCGGGGGGCCATCGCGGCACCTTCGACCCGGATGCACCAGACGAGTGCATCGGCACGATGGCCCTCACGCGACTCCTCGTTAAAAGCCTTTCGGTCCCGGTCGTGGCGGCCGGGGGAATCATGGATGGGGCGGGAGTCGCGGCGGCCCTGGTCGTGGATGCGAGTGCGGCCCAGCTCGGGACGGCCTTTATCCTTTGCCCCGAATCCGCAGCCGACGAGGGATACCGGCGAGCGATGCAGGAGCGACCCGCACTTCGCACGGTCGTGACGCGGGCTATCTCAGGCCGCCCGGCCCGGTCGCTCGCGAACCGCTTCACCGACCTCGGCAACCTGAGCCCTAGCGACGAGGTTCCAAGCTATCTGACCGCTTACGACGCTGGGAAGTCGCTGCACGCCCTCGCGAAGGCCGTCAGCGAGCACGGGTACGGTGCCCACTGGGCAGGCCAAGGGGTGGCCCTGGCCCGTTCGAAGCCGGCGGGCGAACTGGTGGGCGTCCTATGGCGAGAGTTCCTGGGGGCCCTCAGCCCGGAAAGCTGCCGGACGATTGCAACATAA